The Streptomyces cynarae genome contains a region encoding:
- the hisH gene encoding imidazole glycerol phosphate synthase subunit HisH: MSTPSTPQKTSKTSKKVVVFDYGFGNVRSAERALARAGADVEITRDFDRAMNADGLLVPGVGAFAACMQGLKEARGDWIIDRRLAGGRPVMGICVGMQILFGLGIEHGVETEGLAEWPGRVEQLQADVVPHMGWNTVEAPADSELFAGLDADARFYFVHSYAVHDWQLETHNPAMSAPKVTWSTHGKPFVAAVENGSLWATQFHPEKSGDAGAQLLTNWIGTL; the protein is encoded by the coding sequence TTGAGCACCCCGAGCACTCCCCAAAAGACGTCGAAGACCTCCAAGAAGGTCGTCGTCTTCGACTACGGCTTCGGCAACGTCCGTTCCGCCGAGCGCGCCCTGGCCCGCGCCGGCGCCGACGTGGAGATCACCCGCGACTTCGACCGCGCCATGAACGCCGACGGCCTGCTGGTGCCGGGCGTCGGCGCCTTCGCCGCCTGCATGCAGGGGCTGAAGGAGGCACGCGGCGACTGGATCATCGACCGCCGACTGGCCGGAGGGCGCCCAGTGATGGGCATCTGCGTCGGCATGCAGATCCTGTTCGGCCTCGGCATCGAGCACGGCGTCGAGACCGAGGGTCTCGCCGAGTGGCCCGGCCGGGTCGAGCAGCTCCAGGCGGACGTCGTGCCCCACATGGGCTGGAACACGGTCGAGGCACCGGCCGACTCCGAGCTGTTCGCCGGGCTGGACGCGGACGCGCGCTTCTACTTCGTGCACTCCTACGCCGTCCACGACTGGCAGCTCGAGACGCACAACCCGGCGATGAGCGCCCCCAAGGTGACCTGGTCGACGCACGGCAAGCCGTTCGTGGCGGCCGTGGAGAACGGCTCCCTGTGGGCCACGCAGTTCCACCCCGAGAAGTCCGGCGACGCCGGCGCGCAGCTGCTCACCAACTGGATCGGAACCCTGTAA